A DNA window from Streptomyces sp. 71268 contains the following coding sequences:
- a CDS encoding TetR/AcrR family transcriptional regulator, which yields MAKSARRRMGVEERREQLITVALDLFGSRSPEDVSIDEIAERAGISRPLVYHYFPGKQSLYEAALRRAADELSARFVEPREGPLGERLLRVMGRFFDFVEDHGPGFSALMRGGPAAAVGGGEVPHPTGSARATIDDVRQAAYEQILAHLEVERPSARLALIVRSWVSLAETTALLWLDGRTVARAELEVQLVHDFVALASVGATADPELADLVRQLLVREPPDGLFADLLTRLITLVPEVTDAPQVPLDPHVPHAPHVSHPPHVPHAPRASEVPRV from the coding sequence ATGGCCAAGAGCGCGCGCCGCAGAATGGGCGTCGAGGAACGACGTGAACAGCTCATCACGGTGGCGCTCGACCTCTTCGGCAGTCGGTCCCCCGAGGACGTCTCGATCGACGAGATCGCCGAACGCGCAGGCATCTCCAGACCGTTGGTCTACCACTACTTCCCCGGCAAGCAGAGCCTGTACGAGGCGGCGCTGCGGCGCGCCGCCGACGAGCTGAGCGCCCGTTTCGTCGAGCCCCGGGAGGGGCCGTTGGGCGAGCGGCTGCTGCGCGTCATGGGCCGCTTCTTCGACTTCGTCGAGGACCACGGCCCCGGCTTCTCGGCCCTGATGCGCGGCGGCCCGGCCGCCGCGGTCGGCGGCGGCGAGGTGCCGCACCCGACGGGCAGTGCCCGCGCGACCATCGACGACGTGCGGCAGGCGGCGTACGAACAGATCCTGGCGCACCTGGAGGTCGAGCGGCCCTCCGCGCGGCTCGCGCTGATCGTGCGCTCGTGGGTCTCGCTGGCGGAGACCACCGCCCTGCTGTGGCTCGACGGGCGCACGGTCGCGCGCGCGGAGCTTGAGGTGCAGCTCGTGCACGACTTCGTGGCGCTGGCCTCGGTGGGCGCCACGGCGGACCCGGAACTGGCCGACCTGGTGCGGCAGCTGCTCGTGCGGGAGCCGCCGGACGGACTCTTCGCCGACCTGCTGACGCGGCTGATCACGCTGGTGCCCGAGGTGACCGACGCCCCCCAGGTACCGCTGGACCCCCACGTACCCCACGCGCCGCACGTCTCGCACCCCCCGCACGTGCCGCACGCTCCCCGGGCGTCCGAGGTCCCCCGGGTCTGA
- a CDS encoding response regulator transcription factor: MRAVVAEDLFLLRDGLVRMLEAYDFEIAAAVESGPELSRALAELEPDVAVVDVRLPPSFTDEGLQCALAARRARPGLPVLVLSQHVEQLYARELLADGSGGIGYLLKDRVFDADQFIDAVRRVAAGGTAMDPQVISQLLTRRSQDKPMGNLTPREKEVMELMAQGRSNAAIAAQLFVTERAVAKHTSNIFGKLGLPPSDDDNRRVLAVLAYLDRG; the protein is encoded by the coding sequence GTGCGCGCAGTCGTGGCCGAAGACCTCTTCCTGCTCCGGGACGGTCTGGTGCGGATGTTGGAGGCGTACGACTTCGAGATCGCCGCCGCGGTCGAGTCCGGGCCCGAACTCTCCCGCGCGCTCGCCGAGTTGGAGCCCGACGTGGCCGTGGTGGACGTGCGGCTGCCGCCGTCCTTCACCGACGAGGGCCTCCAGTGCGCGCTCGCCGCGCGCCGGGCCAGGCCGGGCCTGCCGGTGCTCGTCCTGTCCCAGCACGTGGAGCAGTTGTACGCGCGCGAGTTGCTCGCCGACGGCAGCGGTGGCATCGGCTACCTGCTCAAGGACCGGGTCTTCGACGCCGACCAGTTCATCGACGCGGTCCGCCGGGTGGCCGCCGGCGGCACCGCGATGGACCCGCAGGTCATCTCGCAACTGCTGACCCGGCGCTCGCAGGACAAGCCGATGGGCAACCTGACGCCCCGTGAGAAGGAGGTGATGGAGCTGATGGCGCAGGGCAGGTCCAACGCGGCCATCGCCGCGCAGCTCTTCGTCACCGAGCGGGCGGTCGCCAAACACACCTCGAACATCTTCGGCAAGCTCGGCCTGCCGCCGTCCGACGACGACAACCGGCGCGTTCTGGCCGTCCTCGCCTACCTCGACCGGGGCTGA
- a CDS encoding alpha-N-acetylglucosaminidase TIM-barrel domain-containing protein has protein sequence MSDLTRRTVLGTAGAIGVTAALAAHGSGASAAPHAGAGAARDGKPYSLAPARAALARLLPDHVDQFRLRLLADGPGRGAGQRPAGRHDRDRRERFTVTGSTGRVEVAGTSPAVILTGVHWYLKYTCRAHLSWSGNQLDLPQRLPAPREPLRRSTALPHRFAFNDTHDGYTSPYADWDRWERMIDLLALHGCNEVLITAGQEAVYHRFLQEFGYSDTELRTWLPAPSHQPWWMLQNMSEYAGPVSPELLAKRTELGQRIADRLRELGMSPIFPGYFGTVPGGFAERNPGGRTIEQGTWNGLPRPEWLDPRTPVFERVAASFYRHQEELFGPAVGYKMDLLHEGGNPGDVPVADAARAVQKALAAARPEAVWVILGWQENPRRELLNAVDKSRLLVVDGLSDLERIGDREQDWGGTPYAFGTIPNFGGRTTIGAKTHMWADRFTVWRDKPDSALVGTAYMPEAAERDPAAFELFSELAWRDAAVDRTAWFREYADARYGGRDRHAHEAFDALRESAYEISSADGRPHDSIFAARPNLGARSGTYYATREPAFDLAVFDTAFAALLGVRPALRGSDAYRYDITDLGRQVLANRSWQLQPQLKSAYQRGDLAAFRALSRLWLRLMELSEEMSAAHRGFLLGPWLEDAKRMASSEAEQVQLEHSARALITTWADRATADTGRLANYGNRDWQGLIGDFHLPQWRLYLDELEDALAEGREPKTFDWYTIEEPWTRERKSYPQRPTRDAYRTASRVREVLARAPYQGAIEVSADPTALEPGGNALVTVDFHNINGLAPTGRVDFRLTGPDATPQGPTSVPSVPAAGHVAAHWRVTAPSTPLTAPLEPLPYELSTAYGPRGEERITDVRRGTLHVAGPLEAGLRTVTTNDAVFGQLGDRYAIAGGGRDLWKATAEFGAVYRPRSLATGGAVSVRVTQQPATGPWARAGIIVRDDLSTAGSPGFLNLAVTPGNGVVLSYDANGDGTVDTYRRVTGVRAPVLLRLTREPSGAYTGALSTDDGATWRTVGTVSVPGAADRQDAGLFMTATHGGSGAHGLVDFADWQTR, from the coding sequence GTGAGTGACCTGACCAGACGCACCGTCCTTGGCACCGCCGGCGCCATCGGCGTCACCGCCGCGCTGGCCGCGCACGGCAGCGGGGCGAGCGCCGCCCCGCACGCCGGTGCCGGCGCGGCCCGCGATGGCAAGCCGTACTCCCTGGCCCCGGCCCGCGCGGCCCTGGCCCGGCTGCTGCCCGACCACGTGGACCAGTTCCGGCTGCGGCTGCTGGCCGACGGCCCCGGCCGTGGCGCCGGGCAGCGGCCCGCCGGCCGGCACGACCGCGACCGCCGCGAGCGCTTCACCGTCACCGGTTCCACCGGACGCGTCGAGGTCGCCGGTACCAGCCCCGCGGTGATCCTGACCGGCGTGCACTGGTACCTCAAGTACACCTGCCGGGCGCACCTGTCGTGGTCGGGCAACCAGCTCGACCTGCCGCAGCGGCTGCCCGCCCCGCGCGAGCCGCTGCGCCGCTCCACCGCCCTCCCGCACCGCTTCGCCTTCAACGACACCCACGACGGCTACACCTCGCCGTACGCCGACTGGGACCGCTGGGAGCGAATGATCGACCTGCTCGCGCTGCACGGCTGCAACGAGGTGCTGATCACCGCGGGCCAGGAGGCGGTCTACCACCGCTTCCTCCAGGAGTTCGGCTACTCCGACACCGAGCTGCGCACCTGGCTGCCCGCCCCCTCCCACCAGCCCTGGTGGATGCTCCAGAACATGAGCGAGTACGCGGGCCCGGTCAGCCCCGAGCTGCTGGCCAAGCGGACCGAGTTGGGCCAGCGGATCGCGGACCGGCTGCGCGAGCTGGGCATGTCGCCGATCTTCCCCGGCTACTTCGGCACCGTCCCGGGCGGCTTCGCCGAGCGCAACCCCGGCGGGCGCACCATCGAGCAGGGCACCTGGAACGGGCTGCCGCGCCCGGAGTGGCTCGACCCGCGCACGCCCGTCTTCGAGCGGGTCGCCGCCTCCTTCTACCGCCACCAGGAGGAACTGTTCGGGCCGGCCGTCGGCTACAAGATGGACCTGCTGCACGAGGGCGGCAACCCGGGCGACGTGCCGGTCGCCGACGCGGCGCGCGCCGTGCAGAAGGCGCTCGCCGCCGCCCGGCCGGAGGCCGTCTGGGTGATTCTCGGCTGGCAGGAGAACCCGCGCCGGGAGCTGCTGAACGCCGTGGACAAGAGCCGGTTGCTGGTCGTCGACGGGCTCTCGGACCTGGAGCGGATCGGCGACCGCGAGCAGGACTGGGGCGGCACGCCGTACGCGTTCGGCACCATCCCCAACTTCGGCGGACGCACCACGATCGGCGCCAAGACCCATATGTGGGCGGACCGTTTCACCGTATGGCGCGACAAACCCGACAGCGCGCTGGTGGGCACCGCGTACATGCCCGAGGCCGCCGAGCGCGACCCGGCCGCCTTCGAACTCTTCAGCGAGCTGGCCTGGCGGGACGCGGCCGTGGACCGCACGGCCTGGTTCCGCGAGTACGCCGACGCCCGCTACGGCGGCCGGGACCGGCACGCCCACGAGGCGTTCGACGCGCTGCGCGAGAGCGCGTACGAGATCAGCAGCGCCGACGGGAGGCCGCACGACTCGATCTTCGCGGCGCGGCCCAACCTCGGCGCGCGCTCGGGCACCTACTACGCCACCCGCGAACCCGCCTTCGACCTGGCCGTCTTCGACACCGCCTTCGCGGCGCTGCTCGGCGTGCGGCCCGCGCTGCGCGGCTCGGACGCCTACCGGTACGACATCACGGACCTGGGTCGACAGGTGCTGGCCAACCGCTCCTGGCAGTTGCAGCCCCAGCTCAAGTCGGCCTACCAGCGCGGCGACCTGGCCGCCTTCCGCGCCCTGTCCCGGCTGTGGCTGCGGCTGATGGAGCTGAGCGAGGAGATGTCGGCGGCGCACCGCGGCTTCCTGCTCGGCCCGTGGCTCGAGGACGCGAAGCGGATGGCGTCCAGCGAGGCCGAACAGGTCCAACTGGAGCACTCCGCACGGGCGTTGATCACCACCTGGGCCGACCGCGCCACCGCCGACACGGGCCGGCTCGCCAACTACGGCAACCGCGACTGGCAGGGGCTGATCGGCGACTTCCACCTGCCGCAGTGGCGGCTCTACCTGGACGAGTTGGAGGACGCGCTCGCCGAGGGCCGCGAGCCGAAGACGTTCGACTGGTACACCATCGAGGAGCCCTGGACCCGGGAGCGCAAGAGCTACCCGCAGCGGCCGACGCGCGACGCGTACCGCACCGCGAGCCGGGTCCGCGAGGTGCTGGCCCGCGCCCCGTACCAGGGTGCCATCGAGGTCAGCGCCGACCCGACCGCGCTCGAACCCGGTGGCAACGCGCTGGTGACGGTGGACTTCCACAACATCAACGGCCTGGCCCCCACCGGCCGCGTGGACTTCCGCCTCACCGGCCCGGACGCCACCCCGCAGGGCCCCACCTCGGTGCCCAGCGTGCCGGCCGCCGGCCACGTCGCCGCGCACTGGCGGGTGACGGCACCGAGCACGCCGCTGACGGCGCCGCTGGAGCCGCTGCCGTACGAGCTGAGCACGGCCTACGGGCCGCGCGGCGAGGAGCGGATCACCGACGTGCGCCGGGGCACCCTCCACGTCGCCGGCCCGCTGGAGGCCGGGCTGCGCACGGTCACCACCAACGACGCGGTCTTCGGCCAGCTCGGCGACCGGTACGCCATCGCCGGCGGCGGCCGGGACCTGTGGAAGGCCACGGCCGAGTTCGGCGCGGTCTACCGGCCGCGGTCGCTGGCCACCGGCGGCGCGGTGAGCGTGCGCGTGACCCAGCAGCCGGCGACCGGCCCGTGGGCGCGCGCGGGCATCATCGTCCGCGACGACCTGTCCACCGCCGGCTCCCCGGGCTTCCTCAACCTGGCGGTCACGCCCGGCAACGGCGTCGTGCTCTCCTACGACGCCAACGGCGACGGCACCGTGGACACCTACCGGCGCGTCACCGGCGTGCGGGCGCCCGTACTGCTGCGGCTGACCCGCGAGCCGTCCGGCGCGTACACCGGGGCGCTGTCCACGGACGACGGGGCCACCTGGCGCACGGTGGGCACGGTGAGCGTGCCCGGGGCCGCCGACCGGCAGGACGCGGGCCTGTTCATGACGGCCACGCACGGCGGCTCGGGGGCCCACGGGCTGGTCGACTTCGCCGACTGGCAGACGCGGTAG
- a CDS encoding metal-dependent hydrolase, with protein MSNTAKARPAPVASEYTPLAARNVDFEWSGTPLHWVPGDPATTHTINVLHLLLPAGERWFVHVYKQALPLIRDERLRADVLGFIGQEAVHSQAHDQVLPHLARLGLDPTPYTAQVDWFFEKLLGDRTLPPGRAREWWLLERIALIAAIEHYTAFLGDWVLGADALDRRGCDPVMLDLLRWHGAEEVEHRSVAFDLFQHVDGGYRRRARTWGAAFTALVFLWQRGIRFFMANDPTLRDGKASLREFVRAGRQGLLPRPGAIARSIPAYLSPGYHPSREFSTAQALAYLANSPAATAAEAKAAPARPTGGA; from the coding sequence ATGTCTAATACGGCCAAGGCGCGGCCCGCCCCCGTGGCCTCGGAGTACACCCCGCTCGCGGCACGGAACGTGGACTTCGAGTGGTCCGGCACCCCGCTGCACTGGGTGCCGGGCGACCCCGCCACGACGCACACGATCAACGTGCTGCACCTGCTCCTGCCCGCCGGCGAGCGCTGGTTCGTGCACGTCTACAAGCAGGCCCTGCCGCTCATCCGGGACGAGCGGCTACGCGCGGACGTGCTCGGCTTCATCGGCCAGGAGGCCGTGCACTCCCAGGCGCACGACCAGGTGCTGCCGCACCTGGCGCGGCTCGGGCTCGACCCCACCCCGTACACGGCGCAGGTCGACTGGTTCTTCGAGAAGCTGCTCGGCGACCGCACGCTGCCGCCCGGCCGGGCGCGCGAGTGGTGGCTGCTTGAGCGGATCGCGCTGATCGCGGCGATCGAGCACTACACGGCGTTCCTCGGGGACTGGGTCCTCGGCGCCGACGCGCTCGACCGCAGGGGCTGCGACCCGGTCATGCTCGACCTGCTGCGCTGGCACGGCGCCGAGGAGGTCGAACACCGCTCGGTGGCGTTCGACCTGTTCCAGCACGTGGACGGCGGCTACCGGCGCCGGGCGCGGACCTGGGGCGCGGCCTTCACCGCGCTGGTCTTCCTCTGGCAGCGCGGCATCAGGTTCTTCATGGCCAACGACCCGACGCTGCGCGACGGCAAGGCCAGCCTGCGGGAGTTCGTCCGGGCCGGGCGGCAGGGCCTGCTGCCCCGACCCGGCGCCATCGCCCGCTCCATACCGGCCTACCTGAGCCCCGGCTACCACCCCTCGCGGGAGTTCAGCACCGCCCAGGCTCTGGCCTACCTGGCCAACTCCCCCGCCGCGACGGCCGCCGAGGCCAAGGCGGCCCCCGCCCGCCCGACCGGAGGTGCCTGA
- a CDS encoding PDR/VanB family oxidoreductase, giving the protein MARVPLPRPRTVIALAAAALVVRHALGREVERSPLWPMPALEDPISGRGRGGSGGAAPRMMITERREVADGVMLLRLAGTELPPWQPGAHLDLVLPSGTIRQYSLCGDPADTTSYTIATRLVEDGRGGSREVHEQLHEGEEVEVRGPRNRFPLVEAPAYVFVAGGIGITPILPMLRAVEAAGVPWRLVYGGRSLASMPFVAEVEKLGGPEKVSVLPEDERGRPDLAAVLAGAPEGAAVYCCGPDGLMDAVAELCAADPPGGGLHMERFAPGGTGHRGGVDTAFEVELRRTGTTVSVGPRTSVLTAIREQALPDLAYSCAQGFCGTCLQRVVAGDIDHRDELLTDAERDDQMLICVSRAYGDRLVLDL; this is encoded by the coding sequence ATGGCCCGCGTCCCCCTGCCCCGCCCCCGCACCGTCATCGCGCTCGCCGCCGCCGCGCTCGTCGTCCGGCACGCCCTGGGTCGCGAGGTCGAGCGGTCCCCGCTGTGGCCCATGCCCGCGTTGGAGGACCCGATATCCGGCCGTGGCCGGGGCGGGTCCGGCGGCGCGGCGCCGCGCATGATGATCACCGAACGGCGGGAGGTGGCCGACGGCGTGATGCTCCTGCGGCTGGCCGGCACCGAGTTGCCGCCCTGGCAGCCCGGCGCCCACCTGGACCTCGTGCTGCCCTCGGGGACGATCCGGCAGTACTCGCTGTGCGGCGACCCGGCCGACACCACCTCGTACACCATCGCCACCCGGCTCGTCGAGGACGGTCGCGGCGGCTCCCGCGAGGTCCACGAGCAGTTGCACGAGGGCGAGGAGGTCGAGGTGCGCGGGCCACGGAACCGCTTCCCGCTGGTCGAGGCCCCGGCGTACGTCTTCGTCGCGGGCGGCATCGGGATCACGCCGATCCTGCCGATGCTGCGCGCCGTGGAGGCGGCCGGCGTGCCGTGGCGGCTGGTGTACGGGGGGCGTTCGCTGGCCAGCATGCCGTTCGTGGCCGAGGTCGAGAAGCTCGGCGGGCCGGAGAAGGTCAGCGTGCTGCCCGAGGACGAGCGGGGCCGCCCCGACCTGGCGGCCGTACTGGCCGGTGCGCCCGAGGGAGCGGCGGTCTACTGCTGCGGGCCCGACGGGCTGATGGACGCGGTCGCCGAGCTGTGCGCGGCCGACCCGCCCGGTGGCGGGCTGCACATGGAGCGGTTCGCGCCGGGCGGGACGGGGCACCGTGGCGGCGTGGACACGGCGTTCGAGGTGGAGCTGCGCCGCACCGGCACCACGGTCAGCGTCGGGCCCCGGACCAGCGTGCTGACCGCCATCCGCGAACAGGCCCTGCCCGACCTCGCGTACTCCTGCGCCCAGGGTTTCTGCGGCACCTGCCTGCAACGGGTCGTCGCCGGCGACATCGACCACCGTGACGAGTTGCTGACCGACGCGGAGCGCGACGACCAGATGCTGATCTGCGTCTCGCGGGCGTACGGGGACAGGCTCGTACTCGACCTCTGA